A genomic region of Haliotis asinina isolate JCU_RB_2024 chromosome 1, JCU_Hal_asi_v2, whole genome shotgun sequence contains the following coding sequences:
- the LOC137287991 gene encoding fibrinogen-like protein A translates to MVFRVCLCVVLLAACGYANISGDYCQVLDNYDSFKTSMDNFLASRDETCGNTDLRSDCRSILKEFPEAEDGVYRIKPTDGKGSFLAYCDMTGGGWLVFQRRMDGSEDFYRTWFEYMDGFGNLTREFWLGNEKIHRLTKQKTYELRIDVENKSGSLYAEYNSFHLGSMSEFYTLFIGTYSGTAGDKMLYSNNTRFSAQNLDLDTFPRNCADENRGAWWYNACAKAELNRLYSKTIYWQGMSGIISSSMKIRPLL, encoded by the exons ATGGTGTTccgagtgtgtctgtgtgtagtgTTGCTGGCTGCCTGTGGATATGCTAACATATCCGGTGACTACTGTCAGGTTCTGGACAACTACGACAGTTTCAAGACATCCATGGATAACTTCCTGGCTTCCAGGGATGAAACCTGTGGGAACACGGACTTGCGCAGTG ATTGTAGGAGCATCTTGAAAGAGTTTCCCGAAGCTGAGGACGGAGTTTACCGAATCAAACCTACAGACGGGAAGGGGTCATTTCTGGCCTACTGTGACATGACTGGCGGAGGATGGTTG GTATTTCAAAGGCGAATGGACGGGTCAGAAGATTTCTATCGAACCTGGTTTGAATACATGGACGGATTTGGAAACCTTACCCGAGAATTCTGGCTTG GAAATGAGAAGATACACAGACTGACGAAGCAGAAAACCTATGAACTAAGGATCGATGTGGAGAACAAATCTGGAAGTCTCTACGCCGAGTACAACAGTTTCCATTTGGGCAGTATGTCGGAGTTCTACACTCTGTTCATAGGGACCTACTCGGGGACTGCTG GAGACAAAATGTTGTACAGCAACAACACCCGATTCTCTGCACAGAATCTGGATTTGGATACCTTTCCCCGTAACTGCGCAGACGAAAATAGAGGCGCGTGGTGGTACAATGCATGCGCCAAAGCAGAACTCAATCGTttgtacagtaaaacaatttacTGGCAAGGAATGTCAGGCATAATATCTTCATCCATGAAAATTCGACCTCTCCTCTGA